In Paracoccus fistulariae, a single window of DNA contains:
- a CDS encoding DUF3035 domain-containing protein, whose protein sequence is MRAIWLVLGMAGIAMLGACTSDRSLMNIETGQNSPDEFAIIPSKQLSMPPDLALLPTPTPGGANLTDPTPHADAVAALGGNPARLENRGIGAADQALVAAASRNGSDPAIRATLAQADARYRSNNRRRPLEILFGTSVYQRAYRAQALDSREAQVQWQRAGAITQTSPIPVAE, encoded by the coding sequence ATGCGGGCAATTTGGCTGGTTTTGGGAATGGCAGGGATCGCCATGCTGGGCGCATGCACAAGCGATCGCAGCCTGATGAATATCGAGACCGGACAGAACTCGCCCGACGAATTCGCGATCATCCCCTCGAAACAGCTGTCCATGCCGCCCGATCTGGCACTGTTGCCGACGCCGACGCCGGGCGGTGCGAACCTGACCGACCCGACGCCCCATGCCGATGCCGTCGCCGCTCTGGGCGGCAATCCGGCGCGGCTGGAAAATCGCGGCATCGGGGCGGCGGATCAGGCGCTGGTCGCGGCGGCCAGCCGCAATGGCAGCGACCCGGCCATCCGCGCCACGCTGGCGCAGGCCGATGCCCGCTATCGGTCTAACAACCGCCGCCGTCCGCTGGAAATCCTGTTCGGCACCTCGGTCTATCAGCGTGCCTATCGTGCGCAGGCGCTGGATTCGCGTGAGGCACAGGTGCAATGGCAGCGCGCAGGCGCGATCACCCAGACCTCGCCGATTCCCGTCGCGGAATGA
- a CDS encoding cytochrome P450 — protein MAARRRDHPDLADSRRGMIPGFDPDCPDFAENPWPAYAALRALPGLPLMPGFDGHIASRFADVRAIAMDRRMVRSAAAFAPPDEVRRLQIAGNFHDMPFHERFVQTSMLEIDGPDHDRLRKAVFPFFTKTRLESLRGFITGWVGDALDRLIPQGRIDFIADLAAHLPGQVIGHLIGTDPAMAPQMTIWSDEVVSYFDINRTAAKKARAEEATRLFHDLLQDLYTARKAQPRDDLMSVMIGAESEGLLTHDELISTIMQILHAGHGSTIDVLGSGLHALLVNPDQMALLRADPALMPTAVQEMFRFAAPLPFFHRYAAQDLTICGQDWPKGTKFGLLYASANRDPQAFDAPDRFDITRKPNVHLAFGTGPHVCLGNNLARLNMEILFTALLQRCTDIALDGPVIWKTGLQAHGPTSLPIRLG, from the coding sequence ATGGCAGCGCGCAGGCGCGATCACCCAGACCTCGCCGATTCCCGTCGCGGAATGATCCCCGGCTTCGATCCCGACTGCCCGGATTTCGCCGAAAACCCCTGGCCCGCCTATGCCGCGTTGCGGGCGCTGCCGGGCCTGCCGCTGATGCCGGGATTTGACGGTCATATTGCCAGCCGCTTTGCCGATGTGCGCGCCATCGCCATGGATCGCCGCATGGTGCGCAGCGCCGCGGCCTTTGCCCCGCCCGACGAGGTTCGCCGCCTGCAGATCGCCGGAAATTTCCACGACATGCCCTTTCACGAGCGTTTCGTGCAGACCTCGATGCTGGAAATTGACGGGCCGGACCACGACCGGCTCCGCAAGGCGGTGTTTCCCTTCTTTACCAAGACCCGGCTTGAAAGCCTGCGCGGCTTTATCACCGGCTGGGTGGGCGACGCGCTGGACCGGCTGATCCCGCAGGGGCGGATCGACTTCATCGCAGATCTGGCCGCGCATCTGCCCGGTCAGGTGATCGGCCATCTGATCGGCACCGATCCCGCCATGGCGCCGCAGATGACCATCTGGTCGGATGAGGTCGTCAGCTATTTCGACATCAACCGCACCGCCGCCAAGAAGGCCCGCGCCGAAGAGGCGACGCGCCTGTTCCACGATCTGCTGCAGGATCTTTACACCGCGCGGAAGGCCCAGCCCCGCGATGATCTGATGAGCGTGATGATCGGCGCGGAAAGCGAGGGGCTGCTGACCCATGATGAGCTGATCTCGACCATCATGCAGATCCTTCATGCGGGGCATGGTTCGACCATCGACGTGCTGGGCAGCGGGCTTCATGCGCTGCTGGTGAACCCGGATCAGATGGCGCTGCTGCGGGCCGATCCCGCGCTGATGCCGACTGCGGTGCAGGAAATGTTCCGCTTTGCCGCGCCGCTGCCGTTTTTCCACCGCTATGCCGCGCAGGATCTGACGATCTGCGGGCAGGACTGGCCGAAGGGCACGAAGTTCGGCCTGCTTTACGCCAGCGCCAATCGCGATCCGCAGGCCTTTGACGCGCCCGACCGCTTTGACATCACCCGCAAACCCAATGTGCATCTGGCCTTTGGCACCGGGCCGCATGTCTGTCTGGGCAATAATCTGGCACGGCTGAACATGGAGATCCTGTTCACCGCCCTGCTGCAGCGCTGCACCGATATCGCGCTGGACGGGCCGGTGATCTGGAAGACCGGATTGCAGGCACATGGCCCGACCAGCCTGCCGATCCGCCTCGGCTAA
- a CDS encoding M16 family metallopeptidase yields the protein MRRPILSAAFALSLGVLPALAEMPEGVSHFTLENGLEAVLIEDHRAPIVVQMLWYKIGSADEEPGKTGLAHYLEHLMFKGTDTVEAGEFSKTVTANGGMDNAFTSYDYTTYFQRIAADRLPMIMEMEADRMANLQIGEDDWQAERQVVLEERAQRTDSDPSALFGEERQATLYYNHPYGRPVIGWRDEMEGLTREDAIGWYNQHYSPDQAVLIIAGDVTPERARELAQRYYGAIPAKGEAGPRMRPQEPVQRSPRRMEMQDPRVPQPVLTRSFIAPERNAGDQDQAAALTVLAELLGGSMQTSYLGRELALPGKALWVNAGYDGLAVDPTNFSILMVPAEGMDRNKAEAELDKALAAFVEKGPDARDLERVKTRIRAARIYARDSAHGRAYDYGQGLATGLTIEDVNDWPDILSQVTAEDVTAAARELLNSKAVVTGWLLPADPETAEAQPVRAEEIARPPGRPDRAAETNEVQK from the coding sequence ATGCGCCGCCCTATCCTGTCCGCAGCTTTCGCCCTGTCCCTGGGCGTGCTGCCCGCGCTGGCCGAGATGCCCGAAGGCGTCAGCCATTTCACCCTAGAGAATGGGCTGGAGGCCGTGCTGATCGAAGATCACCGCGCCCCCATCGTCGTGCAGATGCTGTGGTACAAGATCGGTTCCGCCGATGAAGAGCCGGGCAAGACCGGGCTGGCCCATTATCTGGAACATCTGATGTTCAAGGGCACGGACACCGTCGAGGCGGGCGAATTTTCCAAAACCGTCACGGCGAATGGCGGCATGGACAATGCCTTCACCTCTTACGACTATACCACCTATTTCCAGCGCATCGCGGCGGACCGCCTGCCGATGATCATGGAGATGGAGGCCGATCGCATGGCCAATCTGCAGATCGGCGAGGATGACTGGCAGGCCGAACGTCAGGTGGTGCTGGAAGAGCGTGCCCAGCGGACCGACAGCGACCCTTCGGCCCTGTTTGGCGAAGAACGGCAGGCGACGCTGTATTACAACCACCCCTACGGTCGCCCCGTCATCGGCTGGCGCGATGAGATGGAGGGGCTGACCCGCGAGGATGCGATCGGCTGGTACAATCAGCATTATTCGCCCGATCAGGCGGTCCTGATCATCGCGGGCGATGTGACCCCCGAACGCGCCCGCGAACTGGCGCAGCGATATTACGGGGCAATCCCCGCCAAGGGCGAGGCCGGACCTCGCATGCGCCCGCAGGAACCCGTGCAGCGATCCCCCCGCCGGATGGAAATGCAGGATCCCCGCGTGCCACAGCCGGTGCTGACCCGCAGCTTCATCGCGCCGGAACGCAATGCCGGCGATCAGGATCAGGCCGCCGCGCTGACCGTTCTGGCCGAATTGCTGGGCGGTTCGATGCAGACCTCTTATCTGGGGCGCGAACTGGCTTTGCCGGGCAAGGCGCTGTGGGTGAATGCGGGCTATGACGGGCTGGCCGTCGATCCGACGAATTTCTCGATCCTGATGGTGCCCGCCGAGGGCATGGACCGAAACAAGGCCGAGGCAGAGCTGGACAAGGCGCTGGCCGCCTTTGTCGAAAAGGGCCCGGATGCCCGCGATCTGGAACGGGTCAAGACCCGGATCCGCGCCGCCCGCATCTATGCCCGCGATTCGGCCCATGGCCGCGCCTATGATTACGGTCAGGGTCTGGCCACCGGCCTGACCATCGAGGATGTGAATGACTGGCCAGATATCCTGTCGCAGGTCACGGCCGAGGATGTGACGGCTGCGGCGCGCGAATTGCTGAACAGCAAGGCCGTCGTGACCGGCTGGCTGCTGCCCGCCGATCCCGAAACAGCCGAGGCGCAGCCCGTCCGCGCAGAAGAAATCGCCCGCCCGCCGGGACGCCCCGACCGCGCCGCCGAAACCAATGAGGTGCAAAAATGA
- a CDS encoding M16 family metallopeptidase translates to MIRAAIALFLAVLAVPAHAIEIEEVTSPGGIKAWLVRDDSIPFLALNFNFEGGASLDAPDKRGAINLMTATLEEGAGKLDATEFAQAVEDLGAELSFGVSDDALTVRMRSLTENRDAAADLLAKALSQPRFDNDAVERVRGQVMSVIRAEQTDPNSIAIKEMARQAWGDHPYATSINGTAESVKLLTRQDLVAAKNRVLARDRVVVGAAGDITAEELGPLVDKILGVLPPTGTAPLPQDAPLQLTGGLTVIDWNSPQTVVSFAGPGLSIEDPDYFAAVVANHILGGGGFSSRLMDEIREKRGLSYGVSTALAAGLYGQTWQGGMASSNASVAEAIGLVCREWDRIAADGVTPKELADAKTYITGEYPLRFDGNSKIASILAGMQMIGLPRDYINNRDALVQSVTAEDVQRVAQRLLHSDNLRFVLVGQPEGVTDGGDIPVPQDDGAEAPDSAPAASPDAKPAPQPEADQPVN, encoded by the coding sequence ATGATCCGCGCCGCCATCGCCCTGTTCCTTGCCGTTCTGGCGGTTCCTGCCCATGCGATCGAGATTGAAGAGGTCACCTCACCCGGCGGCATCAAGGCCTGGCTGGTTCGGGATGACTCGATCCCCTTCCTGGCGCTGAATTTCAATTTCGAAGGCGGCGCCAGCCTGGATGCGCCCGACAAGCGGGGCGCCATCAACCTGATGACCGCAACGCTTGAGGAAGGCGCGGGCAAGCTGGATGCCACGGAATTTGCGCAGGCGGTCGAGGATCTGGGGGCAGAGCTGTCCTTTGGCGTCTCGGACGATGCGCTGACGGTCCGCATGCGCTCTCTGACCGAAAACCGCGATGCCGCTGCCGATCTGCTGGCCAAGGCGCTGTCGCAGCCGCGCTTCGATAATGATGCGGTCGAACGTGTGCGCGGTCAGGTGATGTCGGTGATCCGCGCCGAACAGACCGACCCGAACAGCATCGCCATCAAGGAAATGGCGCGTCAGGCCTGGGGCGATCACCCCTATGCGACCTCGATCAACGGGACGGCGGAATCCGTCAAGCTGCTGACGCGTCAGGATCTGGTCGCGGCAAAGAACCGCGTTCTGGCCCGTGACCGCGTGGTCGTCGGGGCTGCAGGCGACATCACAGCAGAAGAGCTTGGACCGCTTGTGGACAAGATCCTTGGCGTTCTGCCGCCCACCGGCACCGCCCCCCTGCCCCAGGACGCGCCCTTGCAGCTGACCGGCGGGCTGACCGTGATCGACTGGAACAGCCCCCAGACCGTGGTCAGCTTTGCCGGTCCGGGCCTGTCGATCGAGGATCCCGATTACTTCGCCGCCGTCGTGGCCAACCATATCCTGGGCGGCGGCGGCTTCAGCTCGCGCCTGATGGATGAGATCCGCGAAAAGCGCGGGCTCAGCTATGGCGTCTCGACCGCGCTGGCTGCGGGGCTATACGGGCAGACCTGGCAGGGCGGCATGGCCAGCTCGAACGCCTCGGTCGCAGAGGCCATCGGGCTGGTGTGCCGCGAATGGGACCGCATAGCCGCCGATGGCGTGACGCCGAAGGAACTGGCCGATGCCAAAACCTATATTACCGGCGAATACCCCTTGCGTTTCGATGGCAACAGCAAGATCGCAAGCATATTGGCCGGGATGCAGATGATCGGGCTGCCCCGCGATTACATCAACAATCGCGATGCGCTGGTGCAGTCCGTCACGGCCGAGGACGTGCAGCGCGTCGCACAGCGCCTGCTGCATTCCGACAATCTGCGCTTCGTGCTGGTCGGTCAGCCCGAAGGCGTGACCGATGGCGGCGATATCCCGGTGCCGCAGGATGACGGGGCTGAGGCGCCGGACAGCGCACCGGCGGCCTCGCCGGATGCCAAGCCCGCGCCGCAGCCGGAAGCCGATCAGCCCGTCAATTGA
- the mutL gene encoding DNA mismatch repair endonuclease MutL, with protein MNQHAPNMRPVIRQLDEATANRIAAGEVVERPASAVKELVENALDAGASRIEIAIEDGGKRLIRVSDDGCGMTPDDLPLALSRHATSKIDGSDLLAINSFGFRGEALPSLGAVGRLRITSRADGAEGAEITVTAGKIGPTRPAAANRGTVVELRDLFFATPARLKFMRSDRAETQAVADTVRKLAMAEPWVGFALTADGREIFRADAEQGELFGALQARLARVMGRDFIDNTIAMDAERDGLTLTGFAALPTYSRGAAVAQHLYVNGRPVRDKLLTGALRAGYMDVLASGRHPAAVLFLTCDPQLVDVNVHPAKAEVRFRDPSAARGLLVSALRHGLANAGHRASSTVGNATLAAFQPETPAAMAPRNYQMDYARPSAGAIRSSIAAQSPDTAPLPSFDAGFAETPSARFEEITPGPTDAPLGAARAQLHENYIVAQTQDGMVLIDQHAAHERLVYERLKTQAADKGIARQALLIPEIVELSEADAARILSIADELADLGLVIEPFGAGAIAVQEAPAMLDRLNAAALIRDILDDLADQGSSDRLRARIDAVLSSMACHGSVRSGRRMSAEEMNALLREMERTPRSGQCNHGRPTWVKLKLSDIERLFGRKD; from the coding sequence ATGAACCAGCATGCCCCCAATATGCGCCCCGTCATTCGCCAGCTTGATGAGGCCACGGCCAATCGCATCGCCGCCGGAGAGGTGGTCGAGCGTCCGGCCTCGGCCGTTAAGGAACTGGTTGAAAATGCGCTGGATGCGGGGGCCTCGCGGATCGAGATCGCCATCGAGGATGGCGGCAAGCGGCTGATCCGGGTGTCGGATGACGGCTGCGGCATGACGCCCGACGATCTGCCACTGGCGCTGTCGCGCCACGCCACCAGCAAGATCGACGGCAGCGACCTCTTGGCGATCAACAGTTTTGGCTTCCGGGGCGAGGCGCTGCCGTCGCTGGGCGCCGTGGGGCGGTTGCGCATCACCTCACGCGCGGATGGGGCAGAGGGGGCCGAGATCACCGTCACCGCAGGCAAGATCGGCCCGACCCGCCCCGCCGCTGCCAATCGCGGCACCGTGGTCGAGTTGCGGGATCTGTTCTTTGCCACGCCCGCGCGGTTGAAATTCATGCGCAGCGACCGGGCCGAGACGCAGGCCGTGGCCGACACCGTACGCAAGCTGGCCATGGCCGAACCCTGGGTCGGCTTTGCCCTGACCGCCGACGGGCGCGAGATCTTTCGCGCCGATGCCGAACAGGGTGAGCTGTTCGGCGCCCTGCAGGCCCGGCTGGCCCGCGTCATGGGCCGCGATTTCATCGACAATACGATTGCGATGGATGCCGAACGCGACGGGCTGACGCTGACGGGCTTTGCCGCCCTGCCCACCTATTCGCGCGGCGCGGCGGTGGCGCAGCATCTGTATGTGAATGGCCGTCCGGTGCGGGACAAACTGCTGACCGGGGCCTTGCGGGCGGGCTATATGGATGTCCTGGCCTCGGGGCGGCACCCGGCGGCGGTGCTGTTTCTGACCTGCGATCCGCAACTGGTCGATGTGAACGTCCATCCCGCCAAGGCCGAGGTCCGGTTCCGCGATCCATCCGCCGCGCGCGGTCTGCTGGTCAGCGCGCTGCGGCACGGGCTGGCCAATGCGGGGCATCGTGCCTCGTCCACCGTGGGCAATGCGACGCTGGCGGCCTTTCAGCCGGAAACCCCTGCGGCAATGGCGCCGCGCAACTATCAGATGGATTACGCCCGCCCCTCGGCCGGCGCGATCCGATCCTCGATTGCCGCGCAAAGCCCCGATACCGCGCCCCTGCCCAGCTTTGACGCGGGCTTTGCCGAAACCCCTTCGGCCCGGTTCGAAGAGATCACCCCCGGCCCGACCGATGCCCCCCTTGGCGCGGCGCGGGCGCAGTTGCATGAAAACTATATCGTCGCCCAAACGCAGGACGGGATGGTGCTGATCGACCAACATGCCGCGCATGAGCGGCTGGTCTATGAGCGGCTGAAGACGCAGGCCGCGGATAAGGGCATTGCGCGTCAGGCCCTGCTGATCCCCGAAATCGTCGAGCTGTCAGAAGCCGACGCCGCCCGGATCCTGTCCATCGCGGATGAACTGGCCGATCTGGGGCTGGTGATCGAGCCCTTCGGTGCGGGCGCCATTGCCGTGCAAGAGGCCCCGGCCATGCTGGACCGGCTGAACGCCGCCGCGCTGATCCGCGATATTCTGGACGATCTGGCGGATCAGGGATCCTCGGACCGATTGCGGGCGCGGATCGATGCGGTGCTGTCCTCGATGGCCTGCCACGGCTCGGTCCGGTCGGGCCGCCGCATGTCGGCCGAAGAAATGAACGCCCTCTTGCGCGAGATGGAGCGGACGCCGCGATCCGGCCAATGCAATCACGGCCGCCCGACATGGGTGAAGCTGAAGCTGTCGGATATCGAGCGGCTGTTCGGGCGCAAGGATTAG
- a CDS encoding PQQ-dependent sugar dehydrogenase has translation MTRHIPLGLIAPVAMLAAGTLWAQDFNDAPPNAPGQSPAFEGQTRAPVLPDTPLRQQVVVDGLENPWAMAELPDGGWLVTEKPGRLRHVGADGALSDPIGGLPELDTRRQGGLLDVAVADDFAQTRRVWISFAQPREGGKTSTSVATGVLSADGTTLQDTRVIWQQNPAWDSAMHYGSVLVFDGKGGLFVTTGERSVRDARVLAQDVTAALGKVVRIDPMTGASMGDPGQPDALPEIWSWGHRNLQGAAMGPDGALWTIEHGPKGGDELNRPQAGMNYGWPRVTYGIDYGGGPIGEGLTQLDGTEQPVYYWDPVIAPGGMTFYEGEMFPDWQGDALIAGLKAGAIVRLQIEGGRVTAEARHLQDLGQRVRDVAVAQDGAIMILTDESDGQMIRVTPAAD, from the coding sequence ATGACCCGCCACATCCCCCTTGGACTGATCGCCCCCGTCGCCATGCTGGCGGCAGGCACGCTATGGGCGCAGGATTTCAACGACGCCCCGCCGAATGCGCCCGGACAAAGCCCGGCTTTCGAGGGGCAGACCCGCGCGCCGGTGCTTCCCGACACTCCGCTGCGGCAACAGGTCGTGGTGGACGGGCTGGAAAACCCGTGGGCGATGGCAGAACTGCCCGATGGCGGCTGGCTGGTTACGGAAAAGCCGGGCCGTTTGCGCCATGTCGGCGCGGATGGTGCGCTGTCCGATCCGATTGGCGGTCTGCCCGAACTGGACACGCGCCGTCAGGGCGGGCTGCTGGATGTGGCGGTTGCCGATGATTTTGCCCAGACCCGCCGCGTCTGGATCAGCTTCGCGCAGCCGCGAGAGGGCGGCAAGACCTCGACCTCGGTGGCGACGGGGGTGCTGTCAGCGGATGGCACAACGCTGCAGGATACCCGCGTCATCTGGCAGCAGAACCCGGCCTGGGATTCGGCCATGCATTACGGCTCGGTCCTGGTGTTTGACGGCAAGGGCGGGCTGTTCGTGACGACCGGCGAACGCTCGGTCCGCGATGCGCGGGTGCTGGCGCAGGATGTGACGGCGGCTTTGGGCAAGGTGGTGCGGATCGACCCGATGACCGGCGCGTCGATGGGCGATCCGGGGCAGCCCGACGCCCTGCCCGAGATCTGGTCCTGGGGCCATCGCAACCTGCAGGGCGCAGCCATGGGGCCGGATGGCGCGCTGTGGACCATCGAACACGGACCCAAGGGCGGGGATGAGCTGAACCGCCCGCAGGCCGGGATGAATTACGGCTGGCCGCGGGTCACCTATGGCATCGATTACGGCGGCGGTCCGATTGGTGAGGGGCTGACCCAATTGGACGGGACCGAGCAGCCGGTCTATTACTGGGATCCTGTGATCGCGCCGGGTGGCATGACCTTTTACGAAGGCGAGATGTTCCCCGACTGGCAGGGCGACGCGCTGATTGCCGGGCTGAAAGCGGGCGCCATCGTGCGGTTGCAGATCGAGGGTGGCCGCGTCACCGCCGAGGCGCGACATCTGCAGGATCTGGGACAGCGGGTGCGTGACGTGGCCGTAGCGCAGGATGGGGCTATCATGATCCTGACCGATGAAAGCGACGGCCAGATGATCCGCGTCACACCTGCCGCCGATTGA
- a CDS encoding saccharopine dehydrogenase — protein sequence MTHLWVRAETRPNEDRVGITPEGVGRLIADGFTVTVEDSTSRVIATEEYARAGATIAPAGSWPDAPDDAIIFGLKELPQDGTPLRHRHIMFGHAFKGQPDGQVLLQRFREGGGTLLDLEYLLDQDGRRIAAFGYWAGFVGAALSLKAWVAQRRGQISGPAHAYASQSLLTEELRAQLDGTGQPRPSAIVIGAKGRVGSGAVDLLQAMGVHVTGWDVEETASGGPFPQILSHDLFVNAILAQPGVPVFVPAEAVNPLRQLTVIGDVACDPDSEFSPIKVYDRTTTWQEPVLRVADNPPLDVMAIDNLPSMLPRESSTDYAAQLLPSLRKLGDMDSQPWAGARSTFDRHLAKL from the coding sequence ATGACACATCTATGGGTGCGGGCGGAAACGCGGCCGAATGAGGACCGGGTGGGCATCACGCCAGAGGGTGTGGGCAGGCTGATCGCGGACGGCTTTACCGTCACGGTCGAGGACAGCACCAGCCGCGTCATCGCCACCGAAGAATATGCCAGGGCCGGTGCCACCATCGCCCCTGCGGGCAGTTGGCCCGACGCCCCGGACGATGCGATCATCTTCGGCCTGAAAGAGCTGCCACAGGACGGCACGCCACTGCGTCACCGCCACATCATGTTCGGCCATGCCTTCAAGGGGCAGCCCGACGGGCAGGTGCTATTGCAGCGCTTTCGCGAGGGCGGCGGCACGCTGCTGGATCTGGAATATCTGCTGGATCAGGATGGCCGCCGCATCGCCGCCTTTGGCTATTGGGCGGGCTTCGTGGGTGCGGCGCTGTCGCTGAAGGCCTGGGTGGCGCAGCGTCGCGGGCAGATCAGCGGCCCGGCCCATGCCTATGCCAGCCAGAGCCTGCTGACCGAGGAGCTGCGCGCGCAGCTGGACGGCACCGGGCAGCCCCGCCCCTCGGCCATCGTGATCGGCGCCAAGGGGCGCGTCGGATCGGGCGCGGTCGATCTGTTGCAGGCGATGGGCGTGCATGTGACCGGCTGGGATGTCGAAGAGACGGCCAGCGGTGGACCGTTCCCGCAGATCCTCAGCCATGACCTGTTCGTCAACGCCATTCTGGCGCAGCCGGGCGTGCCGGTCTTTGTCCCGGCCGAGGCGGTCAATCCGCTGCGCCAGCTGACGGTGATCGGCGATGTGGCCTGCGATCCGGACAGCGAGTTTTCCCCGATCAAGGTCTATGACCGCACGACAACATGGCAGGAACCGGTGCTGCGCGTCGCAGACAATCCGCCGCTGGATGTAATGGCGATCGACAATCTGCCCTCCATGCTGCCGCGCGAAAGCTCGACCGATTATGCGGCGCAACTGCTGCCAAGCCTGCGCAAGCTGGGCGATATGGACAGCCAGCCCTGGGCCGGCGCCAGATCGACCTTTGACAGGCATCTGGCAAAGCTGTGA
- a CDS encoding MBL fold metallo-hydrolase, producing MQITRRSGLKMGIAALGASALPRLVLAQDSGPAGSFSYPVEGGQVVFHPVQHASMVAETPGGVIYVDPVGGAEPYSDLPQPALILITHEHGDHFDLPTLQALPAVRIITNQSVYDQLPPEMQERATPMANGDQVEALEMMIEAVPAHNTTEDRMQYHPVGRDNGYILTIGGKRFYIAGDTEPTDEMKAMQDIEVAFLPMNLPYTMTVQQAAEAVAAFKPVVVFPYHHRGSDIQEFAKLVEASDAGSMVIIANWYPGGEG from the coding sequence ATGCAGATCACGCGCCGTTCCGGTCTTAAAATGGGCATCGCCGCACTTGGGGCCAGCGCCCTGCCTCGGCTTGTGCTGGCGCAGGATAGCGGGCCTGCCGGTTCCTTTTCCTATCCGGTCGAGGGCGGGCAGGTGGTATTCCATCCGGTCCAGCACGCCTCGATGGTGGCGGAAACGCCGGGTGGCGTGATCTATGTCGATCCGGTCGGCGGCGCCGAGCCCTATTCCGATCTGCCGCAGCCCGCGCTGATCCTGATCACGCATGAGCATGGCGACCATTTCGACCTGCCCACGCTGCAGGCCCTGCCTGCCGTGCGGATCATCACCAATCAGTCGGTCTACGACCAGCTTCCGCCCGAGATGCAAGAGCGTGCCACCCCGATGGCCAATGGCGATCAGGTCGAAGCGCTGGAGATGATGATCGAGGCCGTCCCCGCCCATAACACCACCGAGGACCGGATGCAGTATCACCCGGTCGGCCGCGACAATGGCTATATCCTGACCATCGGCGGCAAGCGTTTCTATATCGCGGGCGATACCGAACCCACGGATGAGATGAAGGCGATGCAGGATATCGAGGTTGCGTTCCTGCCGATGAACCTGCCCTATACCATGACGGTGCAGCAGGCGGCCGAGGCGGTTGCCGCCTTCAAGCCGGTCGTGGTCTTTCCCTATCACCACAGGGGCAGCGACATTCAGGAGTTCGCGAAACTGGTCGAGGCCTCGGATGCGGGCAGCATGGTGATCATCGCCAACTGGTATCCGGGCGGAGAAGGGTAG
- a CDS encoding RluA family pseudouridine synthase gives MTGQGFTYDPPPEAADILHADHEILVVGKPAGLLSVPGRGPDKADCLIERLRGAFPTILLVHRLDQDTSGVMVFGLTPHAQRHLSKQFEDRKVRKTYVARLAGRLQPRTGTVDLPLIVDWPNRPRQMVDHEQGKPARTDWRVVRANDAETRVRLFPLTGRSHQLRVHMAEMGHPILGDPLYASGAAADHPRLMLHAENLRLKHPESGKPISFSQPAPF, from the coding sequence ATGACCGGGCAGGGCTTTACCTATGACCCGCCGCCCGAGGCGGCCGATATCCTGCATGCCGATCACGAGATTCTGGTGGTGGGCAAGCCTGCGGGCCTGCTGTCGGTGCCCGGACGCGGTCCCGACAAGGCCGATTGCCTGATCGAGCGTCTGCGCGGCGCCTTTCCGACCATCCTGCTGGTGCACAGGCTGGATCAGGATACCTCGGGCGTGATGGTCTTTGGCCTGACCCCGCATGCGCAGCGCCATCTGTCGAAACAGTTCGAGGATCGCAAGGTCAGGAAAACCTATGTCGCGCGTCTGGCCGGGCGGTTGCAGCCCCGGACCGGGACGGTGGATCTGCCGCTGATCGTGGACTGGCCGAACCGGCCCCGGCAGATGGTTGACCATGAACAGGGCAAACCCGCCAGAACCGACTGGCGCGTGGTCCGCGCCAATGATGCAGAGACCCGCGTCCGCCTGTTCCCGCTGACCGGCCGCAGCCATCAGTTGCGGGTCCATATGGCCGAGATGGGGCACCCGATCCTGGGCGACCCGCTTTACGCCTCGGGCGCGGCGGCGGATCATCCGCGGCTGATGCTGCATGCCGAAAACCTGCGGCTGAAACATCCCGAAAGCGGCAAACCGATCAGCTTCAGCCAACCGGCCCCGTTTTGA
- a CDS encoding LysE family translocator encodes MIWDTLANIPSAQMIAFILGGLALNFAPGQDVFFASACGIQSGPRAGALAGFGVGLGVLFHLTLATVGLGAVVAAHPGALLAIKYIGAGYLLWLAWKSWTAGPVDPSAQAARKPWNIIRRGALSNILNPKPVLFLLAFLPQFTSPAFGPIWQQILGLGLIFAFTGTLVTIGYGVAGGLAGQVIGKRLGLLNKVAAIMFAGLAVRLVVK; translated from the coding sequence ATGATCTGGGACACGCTTGCGAATATTCCCTCGGCACAGATGATTGCCTTCATCCTTGGCGGGCTGGCGCTGAATTTCGCGCCCGGTCAGGACGTGTTCTTTGCCAGCGCCTGCGGCATCCAGAGCGGCCCGCGTGCGGGCGCCCTGGCCGGGTTCGGCGTCGGGCTGGGGGTGCTGTTCCACCTGACACTGGCGACGGTCGGTCTGGGCGCGGTGGTCGCGGCCCATCCGGGCGCTTTGCTGGCGATCAAATATATCGGCGCGGGCTATCTGCTGTGGCTGGCCTGGAAAAGCTGGACCGCCGGCCCGGTCGATCCAAGCGCACAGGCCGCGCGCAAGCCCTGGAACATCATCCGGCGGGGCGCGCTGTCCAATATCCTGAACCCCAAGCCGGTCCTGTTCCTGCTGGCCTTCCTGCCGCAATTCACCAGCCCGGCCTTTGGCCCGATCTGGCAGCAGATTCTGGGCCTTGGGCTGATCTTTGCCTTTACCGGCACGCTGGTGACCATCGGCTATGGCGTGGCCGGCGGTCTGGCCGGGCAGGTCATCGGCAAGCGTCTGGGCCTGCTGAACAAGGTAGCGGCGATCATGTTCGCAGGTCTGGCCGTGCGTCTTGTGGTGAAATGA